A single genomic interval of Marmota flaviventris isolate mMarFla1 chromosome 14, mMarFla1.hap1, whole genome shotgun sequence harbors:
- the Sftpb gene encoding pulmonary surfactant-associated protein B: MATSRLLLWLLLPTLCGPSTAVETTSSLACAQGPEFWCQSPEQALQCKALGHCLQEVWGHAGADDLCQECEDIINILTKMTKENIFQKTIRKFLERECDVLPLKLLVPQCRHVLDNYFPLVIDYFQSQITPKVICQHLSLCQHRQPEQEPRMPDPPPDPVLDALPDKLALPVLPGALLDRLGPHTQELSQQQFPIPLPFCWLCRTLMKRVQTMIPKGVLAVAVAQVCHVVPLVVGGICQCLAKQYTILLLDALLGRMLPQLVCGLVLRCSSEDGAGPALPALGSLSDEWLPPASQCQLCMSVTTQAWNSSEQATPQAMRQACLRSWLDREKCEQFVEQHMPQLLALAPRGWDAHTTCQALGVCATTFSPLQCLQNPLF, from the exons ATGGCCACGTCACGcctgctgctgtggctgctgctgccCACCCTCTGTGGCCCCAGCACTG CTGTGGAGACCACCTCATCCCTGGCCTGTGCCCAGGGCCCCGAGTTCTGGTGTCAAAGCCCGGAGCAAGCACTgcagtgcaaggccctgggacaCTGCCTTCAGGAAGTCTGGGGACATGCAGGAGCC GATGACCTGTGCCAAGAGTGTGAGGACATCATCAACATCCTCACAAAGATGACCAAGGAGAACATTTTCCAG AAAACCATTCGGAAATTCCTAGAGCGTGAGTGTGATGTCCTCCCCTTGAAGCTGCTCGTGCCCCAGTGCCGCCACGTGCTGGATAACTACTTCCCCCTGGTCATTGACTACTTCCAGAGCCAGATC ACCCCAAAGGTCATCTGCCAGCACCTGAGCCTGTGCCAGCACAGGCAGCCTGAGCAGGAGCCTAGGATGCCAGATCCTCCACCTGACCCTGTGCTGGACGCTCTGCCAGATAAGCTGGCCCTCCCCGTGCTGCCAGGGGCCCTCCTGGACAGGCTTGGGCCTCATACACAG GAGCTCTCCCAGCAGCAGTTCCCCATCCCCCTGCCCTTCTGCTGGCTCTGCAGGACTCTGATGAAGCGGGTGCAGACCATGATCCCCAAG GGAGTGCTGGCCGTGGCTGTGGCCCAGGTGTGCCACGTGGTACCCCTGGTGGTGGGCGGCATCTGCCAGTGCCTAGCCAAGCAGTACACCATTCTCCTTCTGGACGCACTGCTGGGCCGCATGCTGCCCCAGCTGGTCTGCGGCCTGGTCCTCCGGTGCTCCAGTGAAGATGGCGCTGGCCCAG CCCTCCCTGCTCTGGGCTCCCTGTCCGACGAATGGCTGCCGCCAGCCTCCCAGTGCCAGCTCTGCATGTCCGTGACCACCCAGGCCTGGAACAGCAGCGAGCAGGCCACGCCACAGGCCATGCGCCAGGCCTGCCTCCGCTCCTGGCTGGACAGGGAGAAG TGTGAGCAATTTGTGGAGCAGCACATGCCCCAGCTGCTGGCCCTGGCGCCTCGGGGCTGGGATGCCCACACCACCTGCCAG GCCTTgggggtgtgtgccaccacgttCAGCCCCCTCCAGTGTCTCCAGAACCCCCTCTTCTGA